The following proteins are encoded in a genomic region of Bernardetia sp. MNP-M8:
- a CDS encoding carboxy terminal-processing peptidase: MKTYLQNIYSTTENDSTLFQKTKQSINSKIKSTFRFGYVGAFALLVLSSCNQNQNTAEAQELDSNQVPIEMVAQNVALQYPNLATLDNPDEDNEEKNRFLLTLLVQALTQQHYQPLALDDDFAAKTFDLFLKRMDNNKRYFTQEDFKKIEAQKNLIDDQALQGDYAFFNTAYEIFEQRLKESEEISTEVLKTPFDFTKDETIELDGDKAIYAKDEAEQKEVWRKLLKYQVMVRLDDLLQAEEKKQKEEKGYKAKSLAELEKDARERVQKNQDEFFKRMYRLKKKDWRNLYLNSITSAYDPHTEYYPPKDKENFDIQFSGQFEGIGATLQEREGEIKVMNIVPGSASWKQGDLKEGDIIQKVAQGDDEPVSIIDMPLDDAVQLIRGKKGSEVRLTVKKVDGTTKIIPIIRDVVVLAETYAKSVVLEPQKGKKIGYIKLPSFYSNFQDKNGRTSSRDMKEELIKLNEANVESLILDLRNNGGGSLGDVIDIVGLFIETGPVVQVKARGGLPKVYSDNDKEVVFDKPLIVLVNEFSASASEIFAAAVQDYNRGIVVGSPTFGKGSVQNFLDLDRVLGEEYASIKPLGALKLTIQKYYRINGGATQLKGVVPDITLPDMYSYIDFGEEQEPYALKWDEIRKAKYQEWSPNYKLDKVQKETDKRVSKNTIFSSIDENAQRLNKRRNETLYSLNLQQYRDLQRTLEEESKKYENLVQADETLKILALKKDLEENKADTVKQASFNKFEKELKKDIHLLEAIRIMNQVQ; this comes from the coding sequence ATGAAAACATACCTTCAAAATATATATTCAACTACTGAAAATGATAGCACACTTTTTCAGAAAACAAAGCAATCCATTAACTCCAAAATTAAATCTACTTTCAGATTTGGCTATGTAGGAGCTTTTGCTCTTTTGGTTTTGTCTTCTTGTAATCAAAATCAAAATACTGCTGAAGCTCAAGAGTTAGATTCTAATCAAGTTCCAATAGAGATGGTTGCTCAGAATGTAGCCTTGCAATATCCAAATTTGGCTACTTTAGACAATCCAGATGAAGATAATGAAGAGAAAAATCGCTTTTTGCTTACTCTTTTAGTGCAAGCTCTAACACAACAACATTATCAGCCTTTAGCCTTAGATGACGATTTTGCAGCCAAAACATTTGATTTGTTTTTGAAGCGAATGGATAACAACAAGCGTTATTTTACACAAGAAGACTTTAAGAAAATTGAAGCTCAAAAAAATCTAATCGATGACCAAGCTCTACAAGGCGATTACGCCTTCTTTAATACAGCTTATGAAATCTTCGAACAAAGATTAAAAGAATCAGAAGAAATAAGTACAGAAGTTCTCAAAACACCTTTTGATTTTACTAAAGATGAGACAATTGAATTAGATGGCGACAAAGCAATTTATGCGAAAGATGAAGCCGAACAAAAAGAGGTTTGGCGCAAACTTTTAAAATATCAGGTGATGGTTCGTTTAGATGATTTGTTACAAGCCGAAGAGAAAAAACAAAAAGAGGAAAAAGGCTATAAAGCAAAATCATTGGCTGAATTAGAAAAAGATGCTCGTGAGCGTGTACAAAAAAATCAAGATGAGTTTTTTAAACGCATGTATCGCTTAAAGAAAAAAGATTGGAGAAATCTATATTTAAACAGCATTACAAGTGCTTACGACCCACACACAGAATATTATCCACCAAAAGACAAAGAAAATTTTGATATTCAGTTTTCAGGTCAGTTTGAAGGAATTGGAGCAACACTACAAGAACGTGAAGGCGAAATAAAAGTAATGAATATCGTTCCAGGGAGTGCATCTTGGAAACAAGGCGACCTAAAAGAAGGCGATATTATCCAAAAAGTAGCACAAGGAGATGACGAACCTGTTTCTATTATTGATATGCCTTTAGATGATGCTGTTCAGCTTATTCGTGGAAAAAAAGGGTCAGAAGTTCGTCTTACAGTTAAGAAAGTAGACGGAACAACAAAGATAATTCCAATCATTCGTGATGTAGTTGTGTTGGCTGAAACATACGCCAAATCTGTTGTTTTAGAACCTCAAAAAGGAAAGAAAATTGGTTATATAAAACTTCCTTCTTTTTATTCTAATTTTCAAGATAAAAATGGACGTACTTCTTCAAGAGATATGAAAGAAGAACTCATCAAACTCAATGAAGCTAATGTAGAAAGCCTAATTTTGGACTTGAGAAATAATGGTGGAGGTTCGTTAGGAGATGTGATTGATATTGTCGGCTTATTTATCGAAACAGGTCCTGTAGTACAAGTGAAAGCTCGTGGTGGTCTACCAAAAGTTTATTCTGACAATGACAAAGAAGTAGTTTTTGATAAACCTTTGATTGTTTTGGTAAATGAATTTAGTGCTTCGGCTTCTGAAATCTTTGCTGCTGCTGTTCAAGATTATAATCGTGGTATTGTCGTTGGAAGTCCTACTTTTGGAAAAGGTTCAGTTCAAAACTTCCTTGATTTAGATAGAGTTTTGGGCGAAGAATATGCTAGTATTAAGCCTTTAGGAGCTTTAAAGCTCACTATTCAGAAATATTATCGTATTAATGGAGGAGCTACTCAGCTTAAAGGAGTTGTTCCAGATATTACACTTCCAGATATGTATTCGTATATAGATTTTGGCGAAGAGCAAGAACCATATGCACTAAAATGGGATGAAATTAGAAAAGCAAAATACCAAGAATGGTCTCCAAATTACAAATTGGATAAAGTTCAGAAAGAAACAGACAAACGAGTTTCTAAAAACACTATTTTCTCTTCTATTGATGAAAATGCACAACGTCTGAATAAACGAAGAAACGAAACGCTTTATTCGCTTAACTTGCAGCAATATAGAGACTTACAACGTACTTTAGAAGAAGAATCTAAGAAATACGAAAACTTGGTACAGGCAGACGAAACTCTTAAAATCTTAGCTCTAAAGAAAGACTTGGAAGAGAATAAAGCAGATACAGTAAAGCAAGCTAGTTTTAATAAATTTGAGAAAGAACTCAAAAAAGATATTCATTTACTAGAAGCTATCCGTATTATGAACCAAGTACAGTAA